A genomic segment from Triticum dicoccoides isolate Atlit2015 ecotype Zavitan chromosome 1A, WEW_v2.0, whole genome shotgun sequence encodes:
- the LOC119349482 gene encoding uncharacterized protein LOC119349482, protein MAAAAAALRLGGRMLLRRTQEQGRRVFSDPQRRLFADTSATAPEGKQPLAIRLAEMKEKKEELYNMGFSLATEYNLPCGVGRENKQLLELLSVQVQPRPNDVYWMRRRRMERMKRFVKIWGVFTLVCTTVDGLQMLSKEIRTPQTKERAG, encoded by the exons atggcggcggcggcggcggcgctaaggCTCGGCGGTCGCATGCTGCTCCGACGAACTCAAGAGCAAGGGCGGCGCGTCTTCTCGGATCCGCAACGGCGGCTCTTCGCGGACACGAGC GCCACCGCCCCTGAGGGGAAGCAACCTCTCGCGATCCGCTTGGCGGagatgaaggagaagaaagaggagCTTTACAACATGGGCTTTTCTTTGGCAACCGAGTACAATCTCCCTTGCGGTGTCGGCAGAGAGAACAAACAGCTGCTGGAGCTGCTCTCGGTGCAAGTCCAGCCAAGGCCCAATGATGTCTACTG gatgcggcggcggaggatggAGAGGATGAAGCGATTCGTGAAAATTTGGGGGGTATTTACTCTGGTGTGTACGACTGTGGACGGCCTGCAGATGTTGAGCAAGGAGATACGTACGCCTCAAACCAAGGAACGGGCTGGATGA